One genomic segment of Cellulophaga sp. HaHaR_3_176 includes these proteins:
- a CDS encoding FadR/GntR family transcriptional regulator — protein sequence MKLNPVRIKDNAKIHHLIISKIRDFIDLRKLVEGDKLPSERELSVTLNVSRRNVREAIDKLEFYGIVKSIPQTGIFINTGRVALIGMIDGLLTLGEQDFLSLVESRLMLENKAVFLAATRRTVDDLQEIEIALDRYKSKILSKESALEEDLLFHLAIAKASKNTTIYEMMLQIIPKIIAVFVKTRVCDEEGFNYEIDKHESIFQAIKNRKPEEAVKLMEFHFELLIEFCDDFKERVV from the coding sequence ATGAAATTGAACCCAGTTAGAATTAAGGACAACGCTAAGATTCATCATTTGATAATTTCTAAAATTAGAGATTTTATTGATTTGAGAAAACTGGTTGAAGGTGATAAATTGCCATCTGAACGAGAGTTAAGTGTCACGCTAAATGTTAGTCGTAGAAATGTAAGGGAGGCTATTGATAAGCTTGAATTTTATGGGATTGTTAAATCAATACCACAAACAGGAATATTTATAAATACAGGTAGAGTAGCACTTATAGGTATGATTGATGGGTTACTTACTTTAGGTGAACAAGATTTTCTTTCTTTAGTAGAGTCTAGGCTAATGCTTGAAAATAAAGCCGTTTTTTTAGCAGCAACAAGAAGAACTGTTGATGATTTACAAGAAATTGAAATAGCATTAGATAGGTATAAATCAAAAATATTGAGCAAAGAAAGTGCTTTAGAAGAAGATCTTTTATTTCACTTGGCAATTGCAAAGGCTAGTAAAAACACAACTATCTATGAAATGATGCTGCAAATTATACCTAAAATAATTGCAGTTTTTGTAAAAACTAGAGTTTGTGATGAAGAAGGTTTCAACTACGAGATAGACAAGCATGAATCTATTTTTCAAGCAATTAAAAATAGAAAGCCTGAAGAGGCTGTTAAATTAATGGAGTTTCATTTTGAATTACTTATTGAGTTCTGTGACGATTTTAAAGAGCGAGTAGTCTAA
- the manD gene encoding D-mannonate dehydratase ManD, which produces MKITDIKVFVCCPGRNFVTVKIFTDEGVYGVGDATLNGRELSVVTYLEEHVIPCLIGKDPHQIEDIWQYLYKGAYWQNGAVSMAAIGSIDVALWDIKGKVAGLPVYQLLGGKSRKSVTVYAHVNGETIDDVLTNLQIAINDGYKVVRLQCTIPDLKGTYGTLGDKKNYFELQGSRPLPPEHSWSTKKYLNFIPELFKRARERFGYEIELCHDVHSRLTPIEAVQLAKMLEPYRLKFIEDAVTYENTDGYRIIRNQTSTPLALGEKFNTIWDAKPLIENQYIDFVRTAVTHGGGLTPLKKLADFASLYHVRMAPHGAPDLSPICFMAHMHLDLWAPNFGVQEFIGFGTPELNEIFSFNAKLKEGEIFIDDTPGIGVVFNEEACKKYPYKRSYLPVSRLEDGTLWSW; this is translated from the coding sequence ATGAAAATAACAGATATAAAAGTTTTTGTATGTTGCCCTGGTCGTAATTTTGTTACAGTTAAAATTTTTACAGACGAGGGTGTCTACGGGGTAGGAGATGCAACGTTAAATGGTAGGGAATTATCTGTTGTTACATATTTAGAAGAGCATGTAATACCTTGTTTAATTGGTAAAGATCCACATCAAATAGAAGATATTTGGCAATATCTATATAAAGGTGCATATTGGCAAAATGGAGCGGTTAGTATGGCTGCAATAGGTTCTATTGATGTTGCACTTTGGGATATAAAAGGTAAAGTTGCTGGGTTACCAGTTTATCAATTGTTAGGTGGTAAAAGCAGAAAATCGGTAACTGTTTATGCGCATGTAAACGGAGAAACTATTGACGATGTTTTAACTAATTTACAAATAGCTATTAATGACGGATATAAAGTTGTTAGGCTGCAATGTACTATTCCTGATTTAAAAGGCACATATGGGACTTTAGGCGATAAAAAAAACTATTTTGAATTACAAGGTAGTAGGCCATTACCTCCAGAGCATAGCTGGTCTACTAAAAAATATTTAAATTTTATTCCTGAATTATTTAAAAGAGCAAGAGAGAGATTTGGTTATGAGATAGAGCTTTGTCATGATGTTCATAGTCGATTAACACCTATTGAAGCGGTTCAATTAGCAAAAATGTTAGAACCGTATAGATTAAAATTTATTGAAGATGCCGTAACTTATGAAAATACTGATGGTTATAGAATTATAAGAAACCAAACTTCAACACCTTTGGCTCTTGGTGAAAAATTTAATACGATATGGGATGCTAAACCTTTGATTGAAAATCAATATATCGATTTTGTAAGAACAGCAGTAACACACGGAGGTGGATTAACACCTTTAAAAAAATTAGCCGATTTTGCTTCTCTTTATCATGTTAGAATGGCACCTCACGGAGCTCCCGATCTATCTCCTATTTGCTTTATGGCACATATGCATTTAGACTTATGGGCACCAAATTTTGGAGTTCAAGAATTTATAGGTTTTGGTACACCTGAATTGAATGAAATATTCAGCTTTAATGCAAAACTGAAAGAAGGCGAAATTTTTATAGATGATACACCAGGAATAGGAGTGGTTTTTAATGAAGAAGCATGTAAAAAATATCCTTATAAAAGATCTTATCTTCCTGTTAGTAGGTTAGAAGATGGTACATTGTGGAGTTGGTAA
- a CDS encoding FadR/GntR family transcriptional regulator: protein MNIDSLFNNESQKNNNRINKLISQISDLINKKHYQPGDKLPPERTLSEKFGVSRRSIRAAILKLESYGILKSMPQSGTFVSNIGRIAMNSMVKDIVSLEMPNFKSLVETRILLELESVKLAALRHTEQGLEKIKDALDAHESKLLSGKDAIQEDLLFHLAIAQVSGNATINKIMIAIAPQIIIEFKKYHVDYDDLDELRINEHIQIYEAIKDRNPELAKKRMKIHFKMLYEYCDTSS from the coding sequence ATGAATATAGATTCTCTTTTTAATAATGAAAGTCAAAAAAATAATAACCGAATAAATAAATTAATTTCTCAGATAAGTGATTTAATTAATAAAAAGCATTATCAACCGGGAGATAAATTACCGCCAGAAAGAACGTTATCTGAAAAATTCGGTGTAAGCCGAAGAAGTATTCGTGCTGCTATTTTAAAATTAGAATCCTACGGTATATTAAAATCAATGCCGCAAAGTGGAACATTTGTTTCTAATATAGGTCGTATTGCAATGAACAGTATGGTTAAGGATATTGTAAGCCTTGAAATGCCCAATTTTAAATCGCTTGTTGAAACTAGAATTTTATTAGAGTTAGAATCCGTAAAACTTGCAGCCTTAAGACATACAGAACAGGGTTTGGAAAAAATTAAAGATGCTTTAGATGCTCATGAAAGTAAATTATTGTCGGGTAAAGATGCTATTCAGGAAGATTTACTATTCCATTTAGCAATTGCACAAGTAAGTGGTAATGCAACAATAAATAAAATAATGATTGCTATCGCACCTCAAATAATTATAGAGTTTAAAAAGTATCATGTTGATTATGATGATTTAGATGAATTAAGGATTAATGAGCATATACAGATTTACGAAGCTATAAAAGATCGAAATCCTGAATTGGCAAAAAAAAGAATGAAAATACATTTTAAAATGCTGTATGAGTATTGTGATACTAGTAGTTAA
- a CDS encoding Gfo/Idh/MocA family protein → MKSKLKVLISGTGFAGQGHADAFRAYGAEVVGIVGRTESVVKEVASKMNIPYASTDWKQALKDCQPDIVSIATPGGAHYETIIQAIEFGCHIFSDKPLTHSGESAVELYELAKRKNIKTAFASSFRYMPCILHAKELVASGAIGEPVEVECISHFNLERDIPFGWSHRKEDGGGRLNNNFTHMMSIVTSVIGEKILAIIGEVRDDMGKAPIVDGVHNFKTRRDFIPKDINDPSLKWGESNVEWSYTVMAKLESKIASKPVSVLFKHGGLNPRFHEEDHIVFYGTKGAIYIKGHYGSGPLYLWDQNKTWKELDMPENITANQPEVEGDTQRNWHYLVREFIKDINGEKVAPYQTFKEGSLYQQLIDLIRKNNNWTDVNYLQ, encoded by the coding sequence ATGAAGAGTAAATTAAAAGTTCTTATATCTGGTACTGGTTTTGCTGGTCAGGGCCATGCAGATGCCTTTAGAGCATATGGTGCTGAGGTTGTAGGTATAGTTGGTAGAACAGAAAGTGTTGTAAAAGAAGTGGCTAGTAAAATGAATATTCCTTACGCTAGTACAGATTGGAAACAAGCTTTAAAAGACTGTCAACCAGATATTGTTTCAATAGCAACCCCGGGTGGTGCTCATTATGAAACTATAATACAAGCAATTGAATTTGGTTGTCATATTTTTAGTGATAAACCACTAACTCACAGCGGAGAGTCTGCAGTTGAGTTATATGAACTAGCCAAGAGGAAAAATATTAAAACAGCATTTGCTTCAAGCTTTCGCTACATGCCATGTATTTTACATGCTAAAGAGCTAGTTGCAAGTGGTGCAATTGGCGAGCCTGTAGAAGTAGAATGTATCTCTCACTTCAATTTAGAAAGAGATATTCCGTTTGGTTGGTCACATCGAAAAGAAGATGGTGGTGGTCGTTTGAATAATAATTTTACTCATATGATGTCGATTGTAACATCTGTAATCGGAGAAAAAATTTTAGCAATAATAGGAGAGGTACGTGATGATATGGGTAAAGCTCCTATTGTAGATGGAGTTCATAACTTCAAAACAAGAAGAGATTTTATTCCGAAAGATATTAATGATCCATCTCTTAAATGGGGAGAAAGCAACGTGGAGTGGTCATACACTGTTATGGCAAAATTGGAAAGTAAAATTGCATCAAAACCAGTATCTGTATTATTTAAACATGGAGGTTTAAACCCTAGGTTTCATGAAGAAGATCATATTGTGTTTTATGGTACAAAGGGTGCAATTTATATCAAAGGGCATTATGGTAGCGGTCCTTTATATTTATGGGATCAGAATAAAACATGGAAAGAATTAGATATGCCTGAAAATATTACAGCTAACCAACCAGAGGTAGAAGGTGATACGCAAAGAAATTGGCATTATTTAGTTAGAGAGTTTATAAAAGATATTAATGGAGAGAAAGTAGCACCATACCAAACTTTTAAAGAAGGTAGCTTATATCAACAGTTAATTGATCTAATTAGAAAAAATAATAATTGGACAGATGTTAACTATCTGCAATAA
- a CDS encoding MCP four helix bundle domain-containing protein → MPKNMTTSNRINIVLALVAVFLLILGTNRIDKRHFETAQNAVKSVYKNRVLAQNYIYKMNNLIHKKQRHLMEGADVMNASVNKEIETLITLFSDTKLTADELSTFENFTTDFENLKKKETRYFENKNTQTENQSNDRPSFKTPFDENIEELQTDLNNLALIQVSETKHVLGFAQKSLNSNKLISNLEVYFLLIIGIIIMFFTFYRFKKS, encoded by the coding sequence ATGCCTAAGAATATGACCACATCAAACAGAATAAATATTGTTTTAGCATTAGTTGCTGTTTTTCTATTAATATTAGGTACAAACCGTATTGATAAACGCCATTTTGAAACTGCTCAAAATGCAGTTAAATCTGTGTATAAAAATCGTGTGTTAGCGCAAAATTATATATACAAAATGAATAATCTTATTCATAAAAAGCAGAGACATTTAATGGAAGGCGCTGATGTGATGAATGCAAGTGTAAATAAAGAAATTGAAACACTAATAACATTGTTTTCTGATACAAAACTTACGGCAGATGAATTGAGTACTTTCGAAAATTTCACAACTGATTTTGAGAATTTAAAGAAAAAAGAAACTAGATATTTTGAAAATAAGAATACCCAAACTGAAAATCAAAGTAATGATAGACCTAGTTTTAAAACTCCGTTTGATGAAAATATTGAAGAATTACAAACAGATTTAAATAACCTTGCACTTATTCAAGTTTCAGAAACTAAACATGTATTAGGTTTTGCTCAAAAATCATTGAATTCCAATAAATTAATATCTAATTTAGAAGTTTATTTTTTACTAATTATTGGAATTATTATTATGTTTTTCACCTTCTATAGATTTAAAAAATCATAG
- the nhaA gene encoding Na+/H+ antiporter NhaA → MAKRLLTPFQKFVKIEGFSGILLLMSTIIALVWANSGFGDSYAALWNYKIGIASEGFELKKPLLLWINDGLMAIFFFLIGLEIKREVLIGELNSIKKLAFPLFGALGGVIVPVALFMLLNQNAETFKGWGIPMATDIAFSLAVLNALGKRVPLSLKIFLIAFAIVDDIEAVLVIAIFYSGAIKTTLLFIGLGLLAILYLLSYKGYYSKFITFFTGIIIWLLFLKSGVHPTVAGILLALSVPIRQKIDTSTFIFQLENIYKNIKDASILKKPILSKEQIQAMDDLEDWSGKFQSPLQHLEHNLHGWVAYFIIPIFALANAGVIIDSSVGIEIPLIINIILCLVLGKGLGIPAVIFLAKKLNLIQIPADVSTRHILGVSFIAGIGFTMAIFIASLAFVSTPEYISSAKIGILLGSLISAIIGYLILRFGSNKTESLKD, encoded by the coding sequence ATGGCAAAAAGATTATTAACACCATTTCAAAAATTTGTAAAAATAGAAGGATTTAGCGGTATTCTACTTTTAATGAGTACCATTATAGCTTTAGTTTGGGCAAATTCGGGTTTTGGAGACAGTTATGCTGCATTATGGAATTATAAAATAGGTATAGCGTCTGAAGGGTTTGAGCTTAAAAAACCATTATTATTATGGATTAATGATGGTTTAATGGCTATTTTCTTTTTTCTAATAGGTTTAGAAATTAAGCGAGAGGTACTTATAGGAGAATTAAATTCCATAAAAAAATTAGCTTTCCCGTTATTTGGTGCTTTAGGAGGAGTAATAGTTCCTGTAGCATTATTTATGCTGTTAAATCAAAACGCTGAAACCTTTAAAGGTTGGGGAATTCCTATGGCTACAGATATTGCTTTTTCATTAGCAGTCTTAAATGCTTTAGGTAAAAGAGTGCCTTTAAGTTTAAAAATATTTTTGATAGCTTTTGCTATTGTAGATGATATTGAGGCTGTTTTAGTGATTGCTATATTTTATAGTGGTGCAATAAAAACTACATTACTATTTATAGGACTAGGGCTTTTAGCAATATTATACCTATTATCTTACAAGGGTTACTATTCTAAATTTATCACTTTTTTTACAGGTATTATTATATGGTTATTATTTTTGAAATCAGGTGTGCACCCAACGGTTGCAGGAATTTTATTAGCACTTTCAGTGCCGATAAGACAGAAAATTGATACGTCTACATTTATCTTTCAATTAGAAAATATTTACAAAAACATTAAAGATGCAAGTATTTTAAAGAAACCTATTTTATCTAAAGAACAAATACAAGCCATGGATGATTTAGAAGATTGGAGTGGTAAGTTTCAATCACCGTTACAGCATTTAGAGCATAATTTGCATGGTTGGGTAGCCTATTTTATTATTCCAATTTTTGCTTTGGCGAATGCAGGTGTTATAATAGATAGTTCGGTAGGTATAGAGATTCCTTTGATAATAAATATTATACTCTGTTTAGTTTTAGGTAAAGGATTAGGTATTCCTGCAGTTATATTTTTAGCCAAAAAACTTAATTTAATTCAAATACCAGCAGATGTAAGTACAAGACATATTTTAGGTGTTTCTTTTATTGCCGGTATTGGATTTACAATGGCTATTTTTATTGCAAGTTTAGCATTTGTATCTACACCTGAATATATAAGCTCGGCTAAAATAGGAATCCTTTTAGGTTCTTTAATCTCTGCTATAATCGGATATCTAATTTTGAGATTTGGTTCTAATAAAACAGAATCTTTAAAGGATTAA
- a CDS encoding sensor histidine kinase yields the protein MTTTEQALKERIKELTCLYEVSSIIGNANVELINDTLKAIVLSLKKAFQYPDKTDVIIDWEDISIFTNEFIKDDLTIHSDINIFNHTKGELIVHLNTTDSNEINFLKEEQLLLDNVALKVGNFLERIEIQKNETSLKRQMEHTDRLSILGEITAGIAHELNTPLANILGFAELLKSDLAVDEKAVKDLDKIIDNAIFSREVVKKLMFFACEMPQKMKHINLVPHLKNAVKLLDATFKKEQVKHSVKIKEEELWLRADPIQITQIIFNLLINAIYFSPKEGTIIIEAFKKKKNIIIKISDEGKGFTADELKKVFQPFFTTKPIGDGSGLGLSVVHGIVASHKGTITAENNIKNGATFTITLPKD from the coding sequence ATGACGACTACAGAGCAAGCATTAAAAGAACGAATTAAAGAGTTAACTTGTTTATACGAGGTATCATCTATTATAGGTAATGCTAATGTAGAATTAATAAATGATACGTTAAAAGCCATAGTTTTAAGCTTAAAAAAAGCATTTCAATATCCTGATAAAACAGATGTTATTATTGATTGGGAAGATATTTCAATTTTTACTAACGAATTTATTAAAGATGATTTAACGATACATTCTGATATTAATATTTTTAATCATACTAAAGGAGAATTAATAGTTCATTTAAATACTACAGATTCAAATGAGATTAATTTTTTAAAAGAAGAACAACTGTTATTAGATAACGTAGCATTAAAAGTTGGAAATTTTTTAGAACGTATTGAAATTCAAAAAAATGAAACTTCATTAAAACGACAGATGGAGCATACTGATCGTTTAAGTATTTTAGGTGAAATAACAGCAGGTATTGCTCACGAACTAAATACACCTTTAGCGAATATTTTAGGTTTCGCAGAATTACTTAAAAGTGATTTAGCAGTTGATGAAAAAGCTGTTAAAGATTTAGATAAGATTATTGATAATGCAATTTTTTCTAGAGAGGTTGTTAAAAAATTAATGTTTTTCGCTTGCGAAATGCCTCAGAAAATGAAACATATTAACCTTGTCCCTCATTTAAAAAATGCAGTTAAATTACTTGATGCTACTTTTAAAAAAGAACAAGTAAAACATAGTGTTAAAATTAAAGAAGAAGAACTTTGGCTAAGGGCAGATCCAATTCAAATCACCCAGATCATATTTAACTTATTAATTAATGCAATCTATTTTTCACCTAAAGAGGGAACTATAATTATTGAAGCATTCAAAAAGAAAAAAAATATTATTATTAAAATTTCAGATGAAGGTAAAGGGTTTACAGCAGATGAGCTGAAAAAGGTATTTCAACCTTTTTTTACAACCAAGCCAATAGGGGATGGTTCTGGATTGGGGTTGAGTGTCGTTCATGGTATAGTAGCATCACATAAAGGCACAATAACAGCAGAAAATAACATTAAAAATGGTGCTACCTTTACAATAACACTTCCAAAAGACTAA
- a CDS encoding sigma-54 dependent transcriptional regulator, with protein sequence MQLRKENILVVDDDVNILELLQRHLQSWNYHVFKAISVKEAVTILRDTKIDLLITDLKMPEVDGFELIKFVSEHYPKLPKLVVTGYPSVQGSLAAIKSGVVDYLTKPFTKDELKSALDKSLITSEEKLQRIDTPSIAQNKAYGEIIGNSEKINEVIQLIERVKDNKATVFIKGESGTGKELVARAIHYQGKFSRAPFIAVNCGGIPENLLEAELFGYLKGAFTGAETNREGFFQAANGGTIFLDEIGNASLTVQSRLLRVLQEKEVVRVGSTKAEKVDVRIIAATNSDLREMIQKQTFREDLFYRLTVVEINVAPLRERKDDITLLVDKFIFKYGVEYKDRFLKITPEALGVLSRYNWPGNIRELENIIQRAVIMCDKVIDVEHFPDHLKHEITFSTDELVPLRVVEKQYIEKVLRATGNNKTKAAEILQIDRKTIRQKISE encoded by the coding sequence ATGCAATTACGTAAAGAAAACATACTTGTTGTTGATGATGATGTAAATATTCTTGAACTTTTACAACGTCATCTGCAATCATGGAATTATCATGTTTTTAAGGCTATTTCGGTAAAAGAAGCGGTTACTATTTTACGTGATACAAAAATTGATTTATTGATTACCGATTTAAAAATGCCTGAGGTAGATGGTTTTGAACTTATAAAGTTCGTGTCAGAACATTATCCTAAACTTCCAAAATTGGTTGTTACGGGTTATCCATCAGTTCAAGGTTCTTTAGCTGCAATTAAATCAGGAGTAGTCGATTATTTAACCAAACCTTTTACAAAAGATGAGTTAAAATCTGCATTAGATAAATCTTTAATTACCTCTGAAGAAAAACTACAAAGAATAGACACACCTTCAATAGCACAAAATAAAGCTTATGGAGAAATTATTGGAAATTCTGAGAAAATAAACGAAGTAATACAATTAATAGAACGAGTAAAAGATAATAAAGCTACCGTATTTATTAAAGGAGAAAGCGGTACAGGTAAAGAGCTAGTTGCCCGCGCTATTCATTATCAAGGCAAATTTTCTAGAGCCCCATTTATTGCAGTTAATTGTGGTGGTATTCCAGAAAATCTTTTAGAAGCAGAATTGTTTGGATATTTGAAAGGAGCTTTTACTGGTGCAGAAACGAATAGAGAAGGTTTTTTTCAGGCCGCTAATGGTGGTACCATTTTTTTGGATGAAATAGGAAACGCATCACTAACTGTACAATCACGCTTACTAAGAGTTCTACAAGAAAAAGAAGTGGTTCGAGTGGGTTCAACTAAAGCAGAAAAGGTAGATGTTCGGATAATAGCCGCTACAAATAGTGATTTGCGAGAGATGATACAGAAACAAACTTTTAGAGAAGATTTGTTTTATAGATTGACTGTTGTAGAAATAAACGTAGCTCCATTAAGGGAAAGAAAAGATGATATTACATTGTTAGTAGATAAATTTATTTTTAAATATGGAGTAGAATATAAAGACCGATTTTTAAAAATTACACCTGAAGCTTTAGGTGTTTTAAGTCGTTATAATTGGCCAGGGAATATTAGAGAACTTGAAAATATAATTCAGCGTGCTGTAATTATGTGTGATAAAGTTATAGATGTAGAGCATTTTCCAGATCATCTAAAACATGAAATAACGTTTTCTACAGACGAACTAGTACCTCTTAGAGTTGTTGAAAAACAATATATAGAAAAAGTATTGCGTGCTACAGGAAATAATAAAACAAAAGCAGCAGAAATTCTTCAAATAGACAGAAAAACCATTCGACAAAAAATTTCAGAATAG
- a CDS encoding Glu/Leu/Phe/Val dehydrogenase → MITLAPELKKGTKKAPVRGMMDNVMDQFNSASDQINLHPNIRKILSITNNEIVVNFPVKMDNGEVEIFKGYRVQHNNALGPYKGGLRYHPTVDIDAARALAMWMTWKTSLAGLPYGGGKGGIKLDPSKYSQSELERITRRFTFALADNIGPEHDIPAPDVNTNSQTMAWIADTYMSTRPPAERTANQHVVTGKPDGSGGLEGRDRATGYGVYLSIKFWAEKNNENLVGKKFIVQGFGNVGYWAAHFLEKDGVKLVAVQDAYGSIQNQKGINVDDLFKYSKINDGSIVDFPKAKPVGENKFFTLDCDICIPAALGNQITKQNAPRIKARLIAEGANGPTNVEGEKILLDRGITIIPDILCNSGGVVGSYFEWLQNRNGEIWQQEEVMAKLDRKMRESFDKVYNYSKNEGVDMRTAAFCIAIERIEKAYIQRGIFP, encoded by the coding sequence ATGATAACATTGGCACCAGAATTAAAAAAAGGCACTAAAAAGGCTCCAGTAAGAGGTATGATGGATAATGTGATGGATCAATTTAATAGTGCTTCAGATCAGATTAATTTACATCCAAACATTAGAAAAATATTAAGTATTACGAATAATGAAATTGTTGTCAATTTTCCTGTGAAAATGGATAACGGAGAAGTTGAAATATTTAAAGGGTATAGAGTTCAGCATAACAATGCTTTGGGCCCTTATAAAGGCGGTTTACGATACCACCCAACAGTAGATATTGATGCAGCTAGAGCTTTAGCAATGTGGATGACCTGGAAAACATCATTAGCGGGTTTACCCTATGGTGGAGGTAAAGGAGGTATAAAATTAGATCCTTCAAAATATTCACAATCAGAATTAGAACGAATCACAAGACGATTTACGTTTGCTCTAGCAGATAATATTGGACCGGAACATGATATACCTGCACCAGATGTTAATACAAATAGCCAAACTATGGCTTGGATTGCAGATACTTATATGAGTACGCGTCCGCCAGCAGAACGTACAGCAAATCAACATGTAGTTACAGGTAAACCAGACGGAAGTGGAGGGTTAGAAGGCCGTGACAGAGCTACAGGTTATGGAGTGTATTTGTCTATTAAGTTTTGGGCAGAGAAAAATAATGAGAATTTAGTTGGTAAAAAGTTTATTGTTCAAGGTTTTGGTAATGTTGGCTATTGGGCAGCTCATTTTTTAGAAAAAGATGGCGTTAAATTAGTTGCAGTTCAAGATGCTTACGGAAGTATTCAAAATCAAAAAGGAATAAATGTTGATGATTTATTTAAGTATAGCAAAATTAACGATGGGAGTATTGTCGATTTTCCAAAAGCAAAGCCTGTAGGTGAAAATAAATTTTTCACTCTAGATTGTGATATATGCATACCTGCAGCATTGGGCAATCAAATTACCAAACAAAATGCACCTCGAATAAAAGCAAGACTTATTGCTGAAGGTGCAAATGGGCCAACAAATGTTGAGGGAGAGAAAATACTATTAGATAGAGGAATAACCATTATACCAGATATTTTATGTAATTCGGGTGGTGTGGTTGGTAGTTATTTTGAATGGCTGCAAAACCGAAATGGAGAGATCTGGCAGCAGGAAGAAGTAATGGCGAAATTGGATAGAAAGATGAGAGAATCTTTTGATAAAGTTTATAATTATTCTAAAAATGAAGGTGTTGATATGCGTACAGCAGCATTCTGTATTGCTATAGAGCGTATTGAAAAAGCATATATACAAAGAGGAATTTTTCCTTAA
- a CDS encoding GreA/GreB family elongation factor, translating into MKYGSLILEKKEYVYLKRILNISGYVGDLQTQKCLTSLSEELKTAHIVDEEEMPYDVIRFNSKVTVVFENGIEKIVQVVIPTDKDLSQNKISILTPLGSALIGYSKDDAILWDFPKGKQQLKIVEITQAKNFSEFDLVI; encoded by the coding sequence ATGAAATACGGAAGTTTAATATTAGAAAAGAAAGAGTATGTATATCTAAAACGCATACTTAATATATCTGGATATGTTGGTGATCTCCAAACTCAAAAGTGTTTAACATCATTATCAGAAGAGTTAAAAACAGCTCACATTGTAGATGAAGAAGAAATGCCTTATGATGTGATAAGGTTTAATAGTAAGGTTACGGTAGTTTTTGAAAATGGTATTGAAAAAATAGTGCAAGTTGTTATCCCAACAGATAAGGATTTGAGCCAAAATAAAATTTCTATTCTCACGCCATTAGGTTCTGCTTTGATAGGGTACTCAAAAGATGATGCTATTTTATGGGATTTTCCTAAAGGTAAACAGCAACTTAAAATAGTTGAAATAACACAAGCAAAAAACTTTAGTGAGTTTGATTTAGTAATTTAA